A stretch of DNA from Bacillota bacterium:
TACGCGCTGGGAGCCCGCTTCCTGGACGTATCGAGCCGCTACCTGCGCCAGCTCCTGGCCTTCGACATCGGCGCCCTTGCGCGCCCGTACATGGAGGCGCTGTGGCGTGCTCTCAACGAGACCGTCCACTTGAGCGTGCTGGACAGGTCCAACCGCGTGGTCATCGACGTCGACTCCATCGAAAGCACGCGGGAACTGCGCACCGCCGGCGGCATCGGCCAGCCCAAGCCCCTTTACTGCACGGCCAGCGGCAAGGTGTTCCTCGCTTACATGCCCGACGACGAGCGGGAGTCCCACCTGGCCGCCGCCGCCCTCACGCCCCGCACCGGCCGAACCATCACCGACCCGGACCGGCTCAGGCGTGAGCTTGGTGCCGTCCGCGAGAGGGGGTACGCCCTGGACGACCGGGAGTACGACCCCGACATCTTCTGCATGGCCGCCCCCGTCTTCAAGGCGCCGGACCAGCCCGGCGCGGCGCTCATGATCTCGTTCCCGGCCAACCGGCTGCAGGTGAGGGCGGTGGAAGAAGTCTCGGCGCAGCTCCGCGACGTGGCCGCCCAGGTCTCTTTGGCGCTGGCCGCCCGGCTGGAGCGGGCGTCCAGGTTGCCATAGTCGAACTATATTGCATCGTACGCAATCACTGGCAGGAACTTCTGCTATCACGGCGAACCCCCGGGGGGACCGCTGCGGTGGCGCGAGCCGGCGCTT
This window harbors:
- a CDS encoding IclR family transcriptional regulator, producing VRLSDLSERLGLNRTTLFHLLATLQAHGWVARDPARRYALGARFLDVSSRYLRQLLAFDIGALARPYMEALWRALNETVHLSVLDRSNRVVIDVDSIESTRELRTAGGIGQPKPLYCTASGKVFLAYMPDDERESHLAAAALTPRTGRTITDPDRLRRELGAVRERGYALDDREYDPDIFCMAAPVFKAPDQPGAALMISFPANRLQVRAVEEVSAQLRDVAAQVSLALAARLERASRLP